Proteins from one Argopecten irradians isolate NY chromosome 15, Ai_NY, whole genome shotgun sequence genomic window:
- the LOC138309337 gene encoding uncharacterized protein: MGSYQPFTAILALLMVSLSTVAATYCYPGMPCFPSNEVQSQFAVAMHGHVVFPYQPEYDSIVIMQNVRVTKFPHIIATPFSTKEVQIALMFARQHNLHMTVISSGHDYFGRSTGDGSFQISLRNISDVDVNLTSRRNPDGEVTIGSGAPWLKVYERLNKDNRVIVGGSAHTVAMGGYTHGGGHSPMSRMFGLAVDNLLEVEVVLANGSVALASATGTVLTDPNGTQSQTSDSSLFWALRGGGGGTFGISTKFTFKIHRGAPGVVNLNIAYPMVLANGTSVADQVLEKMSEIILSAPPNWGGYMMTNGLPEGATHGQISLFANHYGTWDTASRKYMDELVNFKPEWQKFAVYNNYSSFIEYERTAVDPKYYRTYISNILMNNKSFSPAWRKAMVDLAFSFPLGKSAIFATGTWVGGKVHDVGTADTSVHPGFRECYMSLTTGISWSGLGDHEHEFVAEGQMVREKLRPYGNGSYRNEGSADSPSWKDDFWGSNYARLEAIKRAVDPDNVFSCADCVGRDL, translated from the exons ATGGG gAGTTATCAACCTTTTACTGCCATATTGGCGCTACTGATGGTGTCATTGTCCACCGTTGCTGCAACGTACTGCTATCCCGGCATGCCATGCTTTCCAAGCAATGAGGTACAATCACAGTTTGCTGTTGCAATGCATGGTCATGTGGTATTTCCATACCAACCGGAATACGACAGTATAGTCATTATGCAGAATGTAAGAGTAACAAAGTTTCCTCACATTATTGCAACACCATTCTCGACAAAAGAAGTGCAGATCGCACTCATGTTCGCGCGGCAACACAACCTTCACATGACCGTGATTTCTTCCGGTCATGATTATTTCGGAAGGTCCACCGGAGATGGATCTTTCCAGATTAGTTTGAGGAACATTTCCGACGTTGATGTCAACCTGACCTCTAGACGGAACCCGGATGGTGAGGTTACCATTGGCAGTGGTGCCCCCTGGCTGAAAGTGTACGAAAGG CTCAACAAAGACAACCGTGTGATAGTTGGTGGAAGTGCGCACACCGTTGCTATGGGAGGGTACACACACGGAGGCGGCCATAGCCCAATGTCCCGGATGTTCGGCCTCGCTGTGGATAATCTGCTCGAGGTAGAAGTCGTGTTGGCAAATGGATCAGTAGCTCTAGCCTCTGCTACGGGTACAG TTCTTACGGATCCGAACGGTACCCAGTCACAAACGTCAGATTCCAGTCTATTTTGGGCCTTGAGGGGTGGCGGTGGAGGAACTTTCGGTATATCAACCAAGTTCACCTTTAAAATTCACAGAGGGGCTCCCGGTGTAGTCAACCTAAACATAGCCTATCCTATGGTTCTGGCAAACGGCACTTCTGTCGCAGACCAAGTGCTGGAAAAGATGTCGGAGATTATCCTCTCAGCTCCTCCAAACTGGGGTGGATATATGATGACTAACGGATTACCAGAAGGAGCAACGCATGGACAGATCAGTCTATTCGCCAATCATTACGGCACCTGGGACACAGCCTCCCGCAAGTATATGGATGAGTTGGTGAACTTTAAACCCGAGTGGCAGAAATTTGC TGTCTATAACAATTATTCGTCCTTTATCGAATACGAGCGCACGGCCGTTGACCCTAAATACTACAGAACCTACATATCCAACATCCTGATGAACAATAAAAGTTTTTCCCCGGCATGGAGGAAGGCCATGGTTGATCTGGCATTTTCATTCCCGCTTGGAAAGTCCGCCATCTTTGCAACTGGAACGTGGGTTGGAG GCAAAGTCCATGACGTAGGTACTGCGGATACATCAGTACATCCGGGCTTCCGGGAGTGTTACATGTCCTTGACAACCGGTATCAGCTGGTCTGGGTTAGGTGACCACGAACATGAGTTCGTGGCAGAAGGTCAAATGGTCAGAGAAAAATTGCGACCGTACGGCAACGGAAGTTACCGAAACGAAGGTTCGGCTGATTCGCCTTCATGGAAAGACGACTTTTGGGGAAGTAATTATGCTCGTTTGGAGGCCATCAAGCGTGCTGTAGACCCAGACAACGTGTTCTCGTGCGCTGACTGTGTCGGACGAGATTTGTAA
- the LOC138309835 gene encoding probable enoyl-CoA hydratase echA8 encodes MLPTRLIRYITPPISRITRRFATDKAPETVRVKILRDKHVRLIEIQRPEVRNAVDPPTAKSLYEAFREFDEDKDSYVAVLYGAGGNFCAGYDLKALSKSDGTEIKSPDVSDMGPMGPTRLRLSKPVIAAISGYAVAGGLELALLCDLRVVDQSAVMGVFCRRFGVPLVDGGTVRLPQLIGLSRAMDLILTGRPVDAQEAFSIGLANRLVPKGTALEAAISLATNIAQFPQRCMRTDRSSALNAVYDTGSEADALAYEFSHGINVIQEESIPGASSFAKGAGRHGDFRHLKKDPSSKL; translated from the exons ATGTTGCCAACACGTTTGATCAGATACATTACTCCGCCGATATCTCGAATAACAAGGCGGTTTGCTACCGATAAAG CTCCCGAAACTGTGAGGGTAAAGATATTGAGAGACAAACATGTCCGTCTAATTGAGATCCAAAGGCCAGAGGTCAGGAACGCTGTAGATCCACCCACAGCCAAGTCACTTTATGAAGCCTTCCGCGAGTTTGACGAGGACAAGGATTCGTATGTAGCTGTACTGTATGGAGCAG GTGGAAATTTTTGCGCTGGCTATGATCTGAAGGCCTTGTCGAAGTCTGACGGTACAGAAATTAAGTCACCAGATGTATCGGACATGGGACCTATG GGACCTACACGTTTGAGGCTATCAAAGCCCGTCATTGCTGCCATATCGGGATATGCCGTAGCTGGAGGATTAGAGCTCGCCCTTTTGTGTGACCTCCGAGTTGTTGACCAGTCAGCAGTCATGGGTGTCTTCTGTCGGCGATTTG GTGTCCCTTTGGTGGACGGAGGGACTGTCCGACTTCCTCAACTGATCGGATTGTCACGTGCTATGGACCTAATACTGACCGGTCGTCCAGTGGATGCTCAAGAAGCTTTCTCTATAGGACTGGCCAACCGATTGGTTCCTAAGGGCACAG CCCTTGAAGCGGCCATCAGTCTTGCAACTAACATCGCCCAGTTCCCACAGCGATGCATGAGAACTGACCGATCGTCTGCTCTCAACGCCGTGTACGACACCGGAAGTGAGGCTGACGCGCTTGCGTACGAATTCTCTCATGGCATCAATGTAATTCAGGAGGAGAGTATCCCAG GAGCATCATCATTTGCCAAAGGAGCAGGTAGACATGGTGACTTCAGACATTTGAAGAAGGATCCGTCATCGAAGTTATGA